TGTCGCCGGCCCAGCGGCAGCGACTGTTGCGGAAGTCCACTCCAAAGTCCGCACCGTCCTGGCCGCCTGGCGGGGCTTCCATGTCGCAACTGGCGGTGCACGCGCAGGGGATGCCGCTGCTTCAGCAGAACGGCAAGCAGCATCTCCAGCCACAGTTCCAGCCGTCGGCCCATCCACACAACCACCACCCGATGCCGCCCAACTGGAGTGCCTACCATCCGATGAACAGCCAGGGCTTCAAGCTGGCCGACAAATCCCGGACCCTCCGGTACCAGAACTCTGCACCGCCCGTGCTTACCACCCAGGAGAAACCCATCATGAATGCATCAACCCAGGACCAGACCAATTCTCCCTCGGAGACCTGCCTGCCCAGGATCATTAAGCCGAGGAAGCGGCGCAAGAAGGACCGGAAGCCGGGCAACGGAGTGCTCCTCAAGCTGGAGCCCGAGATGCAGCCAAAAATGAACAGCCATGGGGAGGGCTATCCCGCTGGTGTCGCGTACCACCTACCACCTGGGATACTGCAGCACGACCACACCCATGGTGTCTGCTTTTGCCGGGACTGCGATCCGCTGCGCTCTCTGTGGGACTACCCACTGCGTCGGTCCCTCTCGGACGCCTCGTCGAGCGAGCAGGGTGGCGGCAGCCGGGAGTCCTCGTCCTCCACTTCGTCCACTCACTCGGACAGCTCCTGCGATAGCTCCATTTGCAGCCAGAGCCGGCCCAACCCAACCACCAAGGCAGCGCTGGAGGAGACGGCCGAGGAGTTCGCCCCCATTACCGGAGACAGTAGTCGGGCGGACATAGTGGGCGTGATCGGGTCCCAGCGAAGTCATCCGAGCGTGGTGACCACGCCCTCGCAGTGCCTGAGCGACGACTCCGGCTACGGGGACATCCTGAGTGGGATCAACATAGTGAACGATCTGTTCGGGAACTGTTTCAAAGGCGGAGTGGGCAACACCTCCTCCTCGACGATTTCCGCCCAGGCGGAGACTCTCCTGGACGAGAGCCTCAATGAGATATCGCGCAAGCTGATCGAGACCTGCAATGCCTCGGATCATGCCGGATTAGTATCGGGCCTCGGACCGGGATCGGGATCAGCCAGCGACAGTGGCTTGGATAGCGCTGGGAGCCACGGCTGCGAGTCGGGCCTCGTCTTTAACTTTGAGCATTTGAATCTGACGGATGCGACGCCCACAGCCTTGAATCTCTTGGTAGattgcaacaacaatagcaataGCTTGGGCTTGGTGTGgtgcggcggcggcggcaggcATCCGAGCGGAGGTGGCAGCCACGATGACAGCCAAGTGGCAGCTGCCAAACTGGGGCCAGACAGCCGGGCCACACCCACCAGGCTGATACTGGGCTCGGTGGGTAAGCTAAAGCCAGCGTTTTCCACCATCTcgtgacgacgacgacgacaatGGAAAACTAATCAAATCCATGGGAGACGAAAGATGAAAACCGAAATCCCAAACCAGAAAATGacgtttcttgttttttggcGACGGAGAGATAATTGGAAACGTGAGACGCAAGATATCCGCTGCGTGGGCGGACTCGGATTGGAAAATTCAAATCTCCCCACATCCCATTTGGGCATTTCTTCCAAGCCCAAGTTGCATAACTCCCAAAAGAAAGATAAAAGAAAGAGACACTGAGGTGAAAGATAGAAGAAAACCCATTAATCCGTCCCAGACACATGTGAGGCGATCATCATCACGTCGTCAGGCCTTATGGATGCAATCCCAAAGCTAAATGGAAACTTGTGAAGACCGACCGGGACTGGCAGCTGGAAACCTTGTACATACCAtccatccacatccacatacACACATGAAGCTTGAATCCGAACCCGAAcccgaatccgaatccaacTTGCGACTTCCACTTCAACTTTCACTTTCACTGTGGCGGCGTTTtgtatttctgtattttttaagactctttttcttttctttttctttttgccaAGACCACAGAGTCCAAAAGAGCTGCGGGTGGCGGTGGCTAGAGGCGGGAGAGGGGGGCGGGTGTCAGCTCTTATGCAGATTTTGTGGcgcaaaaagaagaagaaactGTAGCTGTAGCTGTAGAAATCGTGTGGAGCAGCGCTACCATGTGAACCCAAAACTCCGTACAATGATTCACCCAAGCACCCAAACACCCATACATCCATACATCCATTTCTTTATACTTTAAACGCTGTTGTTATTTGTGCATTAACGTTACCAACCCCGTAGGTCCAAAATCGTACACCCCGTGATCTGGGATCTTATGTTTCGAGTTTAAGCCACGTTCCTAAATGTAGTTGTGTATCTCGTAGGTATTGTTGGAtcttttggtttggtttttagATAGTTTTGTAATCGCAGCGCTACAACGTGAACTTTTATAGTGGATAGGTCTGGTTAGGTTATAGGTTATGCTTAGTTTTGGGGTCAGGTTTCGTAGGAACTCGTAGAAAGGATCTCCGTCGGTTTTTAAAAGTCGaaagtacatacatattttagtGATTCATCCTTTGAGGTCGAACCGAAAAGAAAACTTCAAGTGAGAGTTGAATTTCCAATGGGGTTGTGGGATATTTCTTATCATGGCATGCTGTATCTCGGAATTAAGATTCATTTATGGCTGAATTGGCACCGAAAACAGCCGAAACAGAAAGAACATCTAGCGCACAATTAATTCCAACTGAGATCGCCGAGCATAAAATCTAAATCTGAAAATCGAGAGCAGCCCTAGTTACCTGCTTACTGGCTGCTATAGTTGGCGAGTAAAAGTTTtcgccttttttttaattaaaagaaactcACGAACGAACGAAGCGCGCGCCCGCTTAGAAATTGCTTGAAGTTTTCCACTCCACTCCGGATCGGCTCGGCTTCTCTTGGCTGCAATCGAGTTAGCTTGGAGTCttagcatcagcatcagcggGTTGGGTGGAAAATGTCACAGATTTTCCATTGACAGGTTCCGGGCAGAAAGAGACAGACGGCGCCTGTGTTACCATTCCCCAGATAGAAATTACAACTCAAagctaatttatttaattaatattttcacTAGTTTGTATTGCATGGCATTGTGCTCTCTTGTATTGTAGTCTTTGTTCGTTTTTAAGCATCGTTTTTGCacaaataacaataatatatAGATATACTACACCCCCCGATCTACACTCGATCTAACTCACATCCTCATCAATACACCAACTACCATCCAACATACTACTTTTGTAAACCATCCACAATATGGCcaacttatttattttgattaagCCCGAACGAGAACTCAATAAAAAGTGTAAACAAAAATGTCAAACAAAAAGAACTTGATTGCTGTTTTGATAGCCCCGAAAATGGTACAGAGCCACAGAGGTGTTGAAAAAGCCTCCGATTGGAGATCCGAAAAACTCAAAAGTAAACTCCATCTTCTAATGAGGCACGTTTGAGGCTCGAAGCCggaaaaacaaacagaacTGCTGCGTTTCGTAGGCCTACAACTGCACTCTCGAAAATGAACTTTCCAAACATTGGCCAGCGAAAGAGTCAGAGTCAGTCAGTTGCTGGGACACTGGACAGATTTCAATTACCGAAAGCCGAGTGGGAACCTCTAACTCTGTCTCTCGTCGGGGAAGATGATTTACTGGCCACCTTTCACCTGGGCGAAGGCCTGGCCTTCTAAGTTTTTTTTGCGAAAATATTAACCGCTCTCATAACCGTAACTGGCAAATTAATTTCTGGGCATTTTGTGCCTGTCATTAGGCTAATTAATGTCTCCATTTTAAGGTCTCATTTGTGGTTCTTTTGCCGCTTGTTAGGTCAGCTTCTAAAGACGCCCCTTCTTGGACTCCATCAGGGCTCGATTTCGGTCGCTCTTCTTTATTTCACAACTCCAACTCTGGAGGTCTCCGGACCCGGACAGCGTCGAGCCGAGCTTTGAGTGGGTCAGTGGATAATTGGGTCATTTGCAACACTGTTTGCGCCATCAGCCATCGGCCAGCACCACCGGCTAAGAGCcagccagcaacaacaacaataaaaactatGGCCAGCGGTGGCTAATGTGTTTTGGCTACGTCAATAAATGCGTCGTGTTGTTCTGGCCATCATAGCCGCTGGCCAACGAAGCGGGCCATCTCTTCCAGTGTCTCTACCATCAACCTGCTAGTTTTCCTCTTTTCCTTCTGGCGTCtgaaatttaattgtttttcctCACCTTCTCTCACTGGGGGTACTTTGGAAATTAagtgaattttaatttaagaaaaatagcAGCTTTTAGGGAGAATTTAAGTAAAtgattttaagaaattaaatataagGAAAAATACCCGCTTTTAGGAAATTTAAAggtttattgtaataaattttatatatttcttatttcATTTACTGAGATATCATTtagatatatttaatttaaagtcaGAAAAGAGTATCTACATAtatgctttaaaaatatttcttcactttatttcttcttttttttttagttctgcgattttttatttagtctTGCCATTTTTCCTCTTCGTTTACTCTTCTCTGCTGTTTTTCCAGTTGACTTTTCTTTGGCTAGAAATTAGCATTTCGCCATGAAATTGaaagtttcatttttcaattaGCCTGGCCAGTTCAGTGGGTCACTCCAACACTaccatccagccagccagtagCTCCAGCAGCTCATCATCGTTGCTCCCCCATCGCAACTTCCTCTTGGCCAGACGAGACTCGTAAAAAAAACATGTACTTAATCCGAATAAAGGCCAAATGTCTACGAAAAAGGTTACGCAAAATGTCAAACAGTTAAGAATCCAACTCCTAACGGCCCCAAATGTCATTATTACACTTATTTTCCACTTTTAATGCTCGTTCGTCTGCTCGTTCTGTGGGTCGTCTTAAAGTTGTCGGGTTTTCTTGTTTCTTGTtggatatttttctttttttttttttggatggcGATGTTGTTGATTTTCGTGTTGACTTCGTTTTAGATTTTCACAGACAATTGCCGGTTGCTACTTGTCTGGCACATTAACCGTGTACTACACCAtgctccactccactccactccaagAAAGATGAAGGGCTTCActttttgaataatttgttTGTCTAAAATTCGTGTGTGCACGTTGGGCAATGTGTCGATTGGATTGTATCTCTAGATGCACGCTTCCAAAGAACTAACTAATTCATTGCTCCACATTTGTACCTGATGGATAAACTTTTATGATAATCTTTTACAATAAGATGCCCTGGGTTACGAACCgcaaaacctcaaaacaaaatatctAAGAGCTAACTTTTTATACTTTTCCATAAACTGATTTTGCAAATGGGATTCTTGTAAGCCCAGTACTCCCCAGTAGGTCACCATAATCGAACAAAAACCAGATTACAGAATGTAAGCCATATTATCTAACCCAAGCTAATTGGGTTGTAGTTCTTTTTGTATTCCCTATAGGTTGGTGCCTATCGAGGTTGGTTAGGTCACAAGTTAGAACAAAAAGGTGGTCCATCATCCAACTCATTGTCATTACTAGTTGCCGTTTACCAGATTAGCCGCGATCTCCGGCCATACTTTGCTGCAGTCTCGAATGACGAAATCATGGCCGGACAGGGGGCGGAGGGCTCTAACATGGCCTGTGACGTAAACTTCATCGGAAAGATGGTAAGAAGATGCATCACCGCCTCTTGGACTCCATAAATCAAGTGGACAGAGAGCTCTTCGAAGGGCCGAAGAAGCCAGCCATTTCGCTGTTAAGTCTTAACTCTTTCTGCCGTTTGTGAACGGCTTGTGCTtcatttgttgctgctgtttttATAACCGATTATACCCTCACAAAGGGTACTCCAATATTTTCACCACTTACTGTTTACAGCCAGCATTAGATAGGATatgaattataaaataaaagatatacTTCATGTTAAGaagtttctttttaaaatttacctGTAAGGGTTTCTTTGTCGCAAAGTTTAAATAGTATTTGTATCTTAAAGCTATCTATGCAAATTACAGGATACAGAGAGATTTtcagtttaatttatttaaagaattttaccAAAGAATTCTACTTCaaagaaagaagaagaattaacaaatcccaaaaaaatattcatatctAAAAGTCATATCTAAGTTATCTTACAAATTATTGGATCTATAGGGACTCTCCATAAATGTTTTCTATTAGTTCTATTAAAGAATTCTAGCATCTGCTTACAACAAATTCTAAACAAATTCTTATAATAAAGTTTTCTATCCAATTCTAGGACCTTTTATGTTAAATTCAAGTTATCTAGacttctttttaaattttttccacCAATTCTAACATATTTTCTACCAATTTTATTAGAGAAATCTAGCAATTCTTcataaaaaattctaaatgATATTCCTATCTACAAGTTGTCTATTCAAATTCTTTGAACTCTCTTATATAATCTATTGAAGTaatctaaacaaaattctGCAGCTATGACGATTCTCCCTTAAATTTTGTCTTTCAATTCTACCAAAGTATTATACCAATTCTAGCAAAGTATTGGATCTATATGGATCTAATGGATCTATGCATAAGAAACCTATATATATCTAGATATTAAAGTATTCCCACTTAAAAGATACCTATCCATATCGTTAGACCTCTTAGACTTCCACCAACTTCTTGAAGGGCATTACAAGCTTCGGCTGTAAGAGCCAACTTTACGTGCTTCTTGTAACTCATTCTTCGGCTTTTTGTTTCCTTTGTGGCCGCTCACGAAATGAGCACAAcatgaattaattttttctgtttctggctTTTTTCCGTTTGCCACCAGCCCTGGCCCACCGGCCCACCGTTGTGTGTACAAATTTTGTGTCTCTATGTAGGTTTATAACTCGACTCGTCTGAGCTTTATTGTTATTGCCCTGACTGTTGCTGTGGCtatgttgtttttgtgtttttctgttttctggcCGATGACGATGCTGCATACGAGATGCTGATGCTACGACTGATGCTATTATTGTTGTAACTGTTACCTAATCGTTTAATTGGCTTAAGTCGgttgatctttttttttgcctcttGTCGCATACGTTTGCTTGTTTTcggcttttatttaatttaatttttatgacaaCATTGTGCTTTGTAATGCATTTTAAACGCATCGCGCTTCGTCATCGATTCCCACAAAAGATAGCTGATATACCCATAGTAGTGGAGCATACAGGATCAAAGTGTGGGAAGAGGAAGTGCCCCCTCGTTTAAGGGGCGAAGGTCCTCGCCTTAATAAATACCCTGTATACTATTATAGTAAGGGTTATAGATTAAAAGCCTTTAAAAATATCACCATTCTTTGGCTTACCCTTTATGGCCACCCTTTTCGGCCAATATACCCGGCTTTCCCTTCGTTTGGGCCTCGTTTAGGATGACAAAACGGCCACAAAGCACTGAAATGGTTTATTTATATAGCGAAACCGGTATTTATAACTGCAATTGGGAGAGAAATGATGATGATATTAGtgccaaaaattataatagtgTGGCcgggcaacaacaaaaaacagctgttgattGGGGCCGGTGCCGGAACCCGCCCTTTCTTCTTCACCTCCCCGCTTACTCCACCTCCCTCGTGCTCTGCGCGGCCCACTTCCACTGTTGGCTTTTGTGAATGTTAACGGTTATTTCGGTTACGAAATGTgaactttttttctttcttcattttttttttgttggtcggcttttaatattattttgtgcTTTGTCATGGCAAAGCCTTTtccgtttttattttcgtttcttGCCTCGTTGAGCTTTTTGTTGGTCTCTTGTGGAGTAATTCGCATAATTGGCCCATATTTCTTATAAATatgcaacagaaacagaaatcgGAAATGTTATCGTCTCGTCTCGcctttattattgttttaaatgcGGAAGTGAGCTTACAGCCtgttttcgtttcgttttcgtttcatttttcgtATCTCTtctcgttttttatttttttggcttatCAAGGTTGTTGTTGCGTAAAAGGAAGTGCAAATGGTTAGAAAGTTTTATGGCCAGGGAATGGGTCTGGCCGAAAGCGATTGCACTGGGAATAAATCAAATACTTCCTGCTACAAGCTTAAAGATATATGTAGACCCTAAAGAGTTTAGTTTTTAGATGATAAGACGTTGTTTTTATAAAGAGAAACTTGggattaaaaatatacatgaattttaaagatatttccAAATATGATGGATCTTCCAAGTAGATTTCACTCCATATTAAACACCTCTAACTTTaggaatatattttatatatatctaGATATTATAGAAACCATAACTTTGTATGATTATCGAGGGTTTCGTTTCTTTAAGCCTGGCTCTTTGGCCACTGCCTGGATGGCCCCTTACAGGCTGTGTCAATGTCAGCAGGCGGCAGGCAGTAGGCAGTAGGCTGTAGTTGCCTCGTCGCCGCTTTCCAACTGCGGGAGAGAGAAAGTACCCCGCCGACTGAAAATGCGACTGCGAGTGCGCGCAAAGATTTAAAAGTGGATCAGcgaaagaaaaataagcaGCATGCGGCATTGTTGGCAGATCGCGTGAGTTGCCTGCCACAGCCTCCTACGAAGATCGAAATGCTtgcatttgaatttaatttcaagaaaaatatttcgaattcttaaaataaaacagagTATCTTCTGTTGGCTATAATGTTTTTCCTCTGTGTACTGGAAAGAAAGCCCACGCCAGTCTGCAACTTGGATGGTGTTGCATCTGGGGGCTGGTGGTGTCTCTGGCATCGGCTTCATCCACAGCATAATCACTGTGCGCGCACATTTTCAATTGATTTTTCATGTGACGCAGCACAATTGAAGTCTTTTGAATATGGTGCTCACGATCGGCAGTGATCTGTGAAGCGACTGCAAGAAGTGCATTGCCAAATGCCGTCCAACTGGTTTCCCACACGCAGACAAAGGCTCCTAAAGAACACACACAGGTGTGTGTCGAAAAAAGTAGCAAAAGTTTGCTTAAAATTGCTCAGAAATACTATTATTTTGAACTGTAATGCTGTTTAGAGCCTGTATTGAGTCTTggcttttatttcattatgaTTTAAATGCCACATTGTCTTAAGTGGAGGCATCGTATCTACGGCAacctgcaacttgcaacttggtGTTGCTGAACGCCATTGAACATTGGCAGTCaattgttggtgttgctgctgctgagatTGGAAAAAACTGGCGCACCAGAAACAAGTTATCTAATTGCAGCTCTCAAAGTGTGGCAAGTGGCGAGTTGACTTTTGATTTCTATTCAGAGCAAGCAGGTCTCACCACCAGTTATAGAGCTCCTATAGAGCTCCTCCACTCCAGCCAGCACTGGCTGGCATGTTGTGCATACGAAATTGTTGGCCAACATatatagatacatatatgtacatatataagaGTATGTGTGTATTCCCAGAAACGGATAAACACACAAGAGGCTCTGCATCGGCCTCTTGCCGTTTTTAATCGcaccaaatttcaatttgaatTTCACTTTCTTTTTCGATACGCTCACTTGGGTTTTTGCCTTTCGAacttttgtttgttgtctTTACCTCTTGgattttttcagtttttattttttttgctattgtgtttcttttgttttttcttctttttattgttttcaaatGCAACCAGCAACGACCATGAAAACTTTTGGATAGAAAGGGCTTTCTAGTGGCGCCCGAgcatcgaaaaaaataaaaaacaaaaaaaaattaggggAAAGGTGGGTGGGGATAGCAAGAGGGGTGGGTTGGGGAGGGAGGTAAGGCACGACATGGCGTGACATCAGGCTGCGGGGCGAATATTGAACCATCGAATGCCAACTCTCAGCTCACCGTGTCAGGAGAGAGTAAACATAATTGATATGCATCCATTAGGCAGTAAATAATCTTGATTGTGTGACGGTGGAAATTTATGACTGATTGCGATAGAGTGTGGAGGATTAGGAGGAGGCTTAAAGGGGTCACCTACATCTTACCATTAAAGGAGATCTTACCAGTGGGAGGATCTTATATtacaaaaacttaaagaattaTACGCAGTTGTGcaataaaaagaaacagaatttttacaatttttgtacAAAGAGAAcctaaaatttcaaattaaaattatttaattaagtagAAGATACTTTTAAAAAGAGAATAGCATATTGTCGGACAATTATTATTTACTAAAGTAACATATacttataaaaagaaaatagcaagtcCTTCatgtacaaattttttttactaatACTACGTTTGTaatcgttttttaaaaaacgttCTTTGCCGTAATCTCGTTTTTTGGCGTGgaatatttaaattcaaaatatttgattGATTATTTTGAAAGAATAGATAAACGTTGGTAATAAACGAcgaattttctaaaaaaaaattaacttctTAATTTAACGtcttaattttcaaataaaacttGGTTATTTGCAGAAATGTATATTATTAAATgattgaataaaatatttcctttatgaaacttttaaaaatttttagacttattagttatttattaaaaatgccCAACTGCCCAACTTAACCCTTAAAAAACAGCCCGAAGAACTGAGAACAGCAAGATGGATTGGTAATATTTGAATGTATTTTCGAAAATACACATTCATCTGTTAGTTAAACTTTCCACTGACACTTCCATCTCCAAACCATCTCCAAACCGTGAACTTCCATTTACTAACCCTCTCAATACTCCCCCCTTGCCTCCCAAAATATAGGTAGCACGCTTCGCTGgttgaacaaatttgttttaaaatttcgtTGATCGCTTTGTTATCCAAAAGTGTGTGCGATGTTTGGCTTTTGTTACACCTGTCCGTGGGGTAATCACTCATAAATTCGGTGAAATTATTTACCCTCGACGGTATGGGGGTTTCGAGGGACTGCGTGGGCGCACGCGTTGGGTAAAAGTTTCATAATTAACCCCACTCACCGAAAATAGAAACAATGAAAAGGCATCTAAACCTTTAACCCACTAAAGAAGGCGAACTAATGATGACAAACCCTGCCTGTTTGCCCACAATAGTTGGCATTGAGTTTGTTGTCGAAGTCTTTCGTCGGTCGGTCTGTCGTCTGTTTTGTAATTTCCCACTTTAGTTATTACTTACGCTTCGTACACAACGATCACTCATAGACACATTGAGACAAACAGAGTTACGTTGCTCTTTTTCATCCTTTTCTcgttttgtaaatatttcggTGACTAATTTAGCGTCTTGTGCGATTTTGTTGGCTGCGCCGCCTTGTTGTTGGCTGCGATtgcgattccgattccgatccCGATTGCTATTGCGATTGTGATTGCGATTCAATTAAATAACCATTTTGCATAATTAAGGTATAGTACAGCGAATGGTTCCCAAAAACGACGAATTGtacaattaaaatgcaatcaaAGCTGTGTTAATGTAGTCATTAAAGGCTGTcagcaaaaacacaaaataaaaaaaaagccaaatcaAATTACCCTAaagaccaaaaacaaaacaaggcGCAgacaagcaacaacaaccaaattatgaaaaaaatcacaaaatttattaaaaagtgaAAGTTTTTAGtcaacgacgacgacgactaCGAAGCCAGTCTCAGCCTCAGTCGCCACCGCTGCCGCTGCCCCAGCCGCAGCCTCAGCCGTTTCCACAAAATTACCAGAGGGAGAAAAGAAATGCAAAAACAATCCACTACAAGTCTGcgaaacaacaaaacaaaacaaaacaaatccgCAAAAGCCCCAAGAGCGAAGAGAACCCAGAGTGGGCACAACTGAAAGAGATAGCCAGGGATTGGCAAGAGCAATAGAGCTACCTGAgaagagagtgagagagagtGCGACCAAGATCCACACTGGGGCATAACGGTCCCCCCTCATATTATCGGTGGTGTGTGGAGGAGGGTACTAACCGAAATCGAGCTGTGGCGCATCCCTTTTTTATGCGTGAAAATGTTTTAAGCTCCAGCTCAGCCACGGCTACCAACGGTCGAAACAGGAATGGCGGTGGGGTGGCCAGGAAGATCTATCAACATCATCCTCACCCCCATCAGCAGTACCACCCACCTTAttaccaccagcagcagcttcAACATCCACACCACTACCACCACcaacagcatcagcagcaataCCAGCAGCACTACTATCATCA
The Drosophila bipectinata strain 14024-0381.07 chromosome 3R, DbipHiC1v2, whole genome shotgun sequence DNA segment above includes these coding regions:
- the LOC108130986 gene encoding uncharacterized protein, which gives rise to MRSHVAVYRAPETAPPAPPYGPLRYPPHQQQQLGHWPGSPAPPPPQSSGYNLQRLHHAAPPPNWTTSPATGPPPQPSGYGVVNQQRINECAGIPLISNASSHLSPAQRQRLLRKSTPKSAPSWPPGGASMSQLAVHAQGMPLLQQNGKQHLQPQFQPSAHPHNHHPMPPNWSAYHPMNSQGFKLADKSRTLRYQNSAPPVLTTQEKPIMNASTQDQTNSPSETCLPRIIKPRKRRKKDRKPGNGVLLKLEPEMQPKMNSHGEGYPAGVAYHLPPGILQHDHTHGVCFCRDCDPLRSLWDYPLRRSLSDASSSEQGGGSRESSSSTSSTHSDSSCDSSICSQSRPNPTTKAALEETAEEFAPITGDSSRADIVGVIGSQRSHPSVVTTPSQCLSDDSGYGDILSGINIVNDLFGNCFKGGVGNTSSSTISAQAETLLDESLNEISRKLIETCNASDHAGLVSGLGPGSGSASDSGLDSAGSHGCESGLVFNFEHLNLTDATPTALNLLVDCNNNSNSLGLVWCGGGGRHPSGGGSHDDSQVAAAKLGPDSRATPTRLILGSVGKLKPAFSTIS